Proteins encoded by one window of Polyodon spathula isolate WHYD16114869_AA chromosome 16, ASM1765450v1, whole genome shotgun sequence:
- the LOC121328305 gene encoding mesencephalic astrocyte-derived neurotrophic factor-like isoform X1, with protein sequence MLYISGLTIALALALIPSDSEASLKEGECEVCVSFMGRLYQSLKDDDIKFTSADIEKALVKKCKDAKGKENRLCYYIGATSDAATKTINEVTKPLSHHVPVEIICEKLKKKDSQICELRYDKQVDLSTVDLKKLKVKDLKKILEEWGESCKGCAEKSDFIRKINELMPKYAPNAASARTDL encoded by the exons ATGTTGTATATAAGTGGTCTTACGATAGCCTTGGCGCTGGCTCTTATACCAAGCGATAGCGAGGCTAGTTTAAAAGAGGGAGAATGTGAAG tgtgtgtcaGTTTTATGGGGAGGTTGTATCAGTCTCTGAAAGACGATGATATCAAATTCACATCTGCAGACATCGAAAAGGCATTGGTGAAAAAATGTAAGGATGCCAAGGGCAAAGAGAACAGACTG TGCTATTACATTGGAGCAACAAGTGATGCGGCCACCAAAACCATCAATGAAGTTACTAAACCCTTGAGTCACCATGTTCCTGTGGAAATAATCTGTGAGAAGCTGAAGAAAAAAGACAGCCAGATCTGTGAACTCAGATATG ATAAACAAGTGGACCTGAGCACAGTGGACTTGAAGAAGTTGAAGGTGAAAGATCTAAAGAAGATCTTGGAGGAGTGGGGAGAATCCTGCAAAGGGTGTGCTGAGAAGTCTGATTTCATCCGCAAAATCAATGAACTCATGCCAAAGTATGCTCCCAATGCAGCCAGTGCAAGGACAGATCTCTGA
- the LOC121328305 gene encoding mesencephalic astrocyte-derived neurotrophic factor-like isoform X2, with product MGRLYQSLKDDDIKFTSADIEKALVKKCKDAKGKENRLCYYIGATSDAATKTINEVTKPLSHHVPVEIICEKLKKKDSQICELRYDKQVDLSTVDLKKLKVKDLKKILEEWGESCKGCAEKSDFIRKINELMPKYAPNAASARTDL from the exons ATGGGGAGGTTGTATCAGTCTCTGAAAGACGATGATATCAAATTCACATCTGCAGACATCGAAAAGGCATTGGTGAAAAAATGTAAGGATGCCAAGGGCAAAGAGAACAGACTG TGCTATTACATTGGAGCAACAAGTGATGCGGCCACCAAAACCATCAATGAAGTTACTAAACCCTTGAGTCACCATGTTCCTGTGGAAATAATCTGTGAGAAGCTGAAGAAAAAAGACAGCCAGATCTGTGAACTCAGATATG ATAAACAAGTGGACCTGAGCACAGTGGACTTGAAGAAGTTGAAGGTGAAAGATCTAAAGAAGATCTTGGAGGAGTGGGGAGAATCCTGCAAAGGGTGTGCTGAGAAGTCTGATTTCATCCGCAAAATCAATGAACTCATGCCAAAGTATGCTCCCAATGCAGCCAGTGCAAGGACAGATCTCTGA
- the LOC121329126 gene encoding putative RNA-binding protein 15B, with protein MKRQGERDASPGRAVAKRIRERDREREGGRREDGPSPLATLVSESRNYHKHQARSRSRDREKSNSSSRTRDERGGGDPHHRQPHHDLGLNSRLPLRTGGPKSKTPLDIISGVSSSSGGGTRGGSGLEYKTLLISNLGSQLSDEHVEDGLFHEFKKFGDVSVKLSHTPELGRVAYVNFRHPENAKEAKHAKGKLVLYDRPLKVEPVYTRRRSCTPPDVGYVPLHSSYQYRQRSLSPVVSSIREPRPRHYAVEAIGLSRERERALDYYGMFDERGRSFTYQVPEEDLMPEDDHRATRNLFIGNLDHNVSESELRRAFDKYGMIEEVVIKRPARGQGGAYAFLKFQNLDMAHRAKVAMSGRVIGRNPVKIGYGKANPTTRLWVGGLGPNTSLAALAREFDRFGSIRTIDYVKGDSFAYIQYESLDAAQAACAQMRGFPLGGPDRRLRVDFAKTEETRSYPQQYQPPTPLPVHYDLLVDGYNRHRSLERELRTRDRTPPHSLYSERDRERGFPDGDWTSPSKSLDRRNNLDSFAVRSRSKDHWTAERENDRSNPKPWDERRKRRSLSNDRPFEDRGRLKIRASSPDRTPERIRRDGRPFELGLDHRIATPDGRHSAAEDKPHIDLHESPHARKKEGDRNHKTSECEEAKTDDKADTKKSATLSEYAQTLSLAWQGILVLKNSCFPTNMHVLEGSSGIVNILLKDYVAGGKITQLKIAQRLRLDQPKLDEVTRRIKQGSPDGYAVLLAVQAPQDKEAPPPEPGLQRRLLRNLVSYLKQKQAAGVIGLPLAGGKDRDFTGMLYAFPPCEFSQQYLQGALRTLGKLEEEHLVIVIVRDTA; from the coding sequence atgaagcGGCAGGGCGAGCGGGACGCCAGTCCTGGGAGAGCTGTGGCCAAAAGAATAAGAGAGAGAGACCGGGAGCGTGAAGGGGGGCGGAGGGAAGACGGACCTTCACCCCTTGCAACGCTGGTATCCGAAAGCAGGAATTACCACAAGCATCAGGCCCGCAGCCGGAGCAGGGACCGTGAGAAGTCCAACAGCAGCAGCCGGACGCGAGACGAGCGCGGCGGAGGGGACCCCCACCACAGGCAGCCTCATCACGACCTCGGCCTTAACAGTCGCCTCCCACTCCGGACTGGGGGGCCCAAGAGCAAAACACCACTGGACATAATCAGCGGCGTGAGCAGCAGCAGTGGCGGCGGCACCAGGGGCGGCAGTGGTTTGGAATACAAGACTTTGCTCATAAGCAACTTGGGATCCCAGCTTTCGGACGAACATGTGGAGGATGGACTTTTCCACGAGTTTAAAAAGTTCGGGGACGTCAGTGTGAAACTGTCTCACACACCGGAGCTTGGAAGAGTGGCCTACGTGAATTTTAGGCACCCGGAGAACGCTAAGGAGGCCAAGCATGCCAAAGGCAAGTTAGTTTTGTACGATCGTCCGCTGAAAGTAGAGCCTGTGTACACTAGAAGGCGGAGTTGCACTCCCCCTGATGTGGGCTATGTGCCACTTCATAGCAGCTACCAATACAGACAGAGGTCCTTGTCACCAGTGGTTAGTAGTATTAGAGAGCCCAGGCCAAGGCACTATGCTGTGGAAGCTATTGGACTGAGCAGGGAAAGAGAAAGGGCTCTAGATTACTATGGGATGTTTGATGAAAGGGGGAGGTCTTTCACTTACCAAGTGCCAGAAGAGGATTTGATGCCTGAGGATGACCATAGGGCAACTAGAAACTTGTTTATTGGCAACCTGGACCATAATGTTTCAGAAAGCGAGCTAAGGAGGGCTTTTGATAAGTATGGAATGATTGAGGAGGTTGTCATAAAGCGTCCTGCCAGGGGCCAGGGGGGCGCATATGCTTTTTTGAAATTCCAGAATCTGGACATGGCTCACAGAGCTAAAGTGGCCATGTCTGGCCGTGTGATTGGTCGCAACCCTGTAAAAATCGGTTACGGCAAAGCCAACCCCACCACCCGCCTTTGGGTCGGGGGGCTGGGCCCAAATACCTCATTAGCAGCCCTGGCTCGAGAGTTTGACCGCTTTGGTAGCATCAGGACCATTGATTATGTGAAAGGAGACAGCTTTGCTTACATACAGTACGAGAGCCTTGATGCAGCACAGGCAGCTTGTGCCCAGATGCGGGGTTTCCCCTTGGGGGGGCCCGATAGGAGGCTCCGAGTGGACTTTGCTAAAACAGAGGAGACTCGCAGCTACCCACAGCAGTACCAGCCCCCAACTCCATTACCAGTCCACTACGACCTGCTTGTTGATGGTTATAATAGGCACCGTAGCCTAGAACGTGAGCTGAGGACTCGGGACCGAACTCCACCTCACTCTCTGTACTCTGAACGAGATCGGGAAAGGGGTTTCCCCGATGGTGACTGGACCAGCCCCTCCAAAAGCCTTGACCGGCGGAACAATCTGGACAGTTTTGCGGTGCGCAGCCGCAGCAAAGACCACTGGACAGCGGAGAGAGAAAATGACAGGTCTAACCCCAAGCCCTGGGATGAGCGCCGCAAACGCAGGAGCCTCTCCAACGACCGCCCTTTTGAGGACAGGGGACGCCTGAAAATCCGTGCTTCCTCTCCAGACCGCACCCCAGAGAGAATCCGCCGTGATGGCCGGCCCTTTGAGCTTGGGCTTGACCACCGCATTGCCACTCCAGATGGCCGACATTCTGCAGCAGAGGACAAGCCGCACATAGATCTGCATGAGTCCCCACATGCCCGAAAGAAAGAGGGTGACCGCAACCATAAGACCAGCGAGTGCGAAGAGGCCAAAACTGATGACAAAGCAGACACCAAAAAGTCTGCAACCTTGTCTGAATATGCCCAAACTCTGTCACTGGCTTGGCAAGGCATCCTAGTGCTTAAAAACAGTTGTTTCCCCACAAACATGCACGTCTTGGAAGGTAGTTCTGGGATTGTTAATATCCTTTTAAAAGACTATGTGGCTGGCGGCAAGATCACCCAGCTGAAAATTGCTCAGCGTCTGCGTCTGGACCAACCCAAACTGGACGAAGTTACCCGACGAATTAAGCAGGGTAGCCCAGACGGTTACGCAGTGCTTCTGGCAGTTCAGGCTCCCCAGGACAAGGAGGCACCCCCTCCAGAACCAGGACTTCAGAGACGCCTGCTCAGGAATTTGGTCTCGTACCTCAAGCAGAAGCAGGCAGCTGGGGTGATCGGCTTACCTCTAGCGGGGGGCAAGGACAGAGACTTCACTGGGATGCTTTATGCTTTTCCTCCCTGCGAATTCTCCCAACAGTACCTCCAGGGAGCCCTCAGGACTTTGGGCAAGCTGGAGGAGGAGCACCTTGTGATTGTTATTGTCAGAGACACTGCTTAA